One segment of Panicum virgatum strain AP13 chromosome 3K, P.virgatum_v5, whole genome shotgun sequence DNA contains the following:
- the LOC120696656 gene encoding probable calcium-transporting ATPase 9, plasma membrane-type, producing the protein MDWLEKSLREDFDLPPKNPSEEAQRRWRSAVGALVKNRRRRFRMVADLDSRSQNEARRRSIQQKIWLALYVQKAAITFIDGAKHKEYHLTDDIIKAGFSINPEELASITSKHDHKALGMHGGIDGISKKIRSTFDRGVSASDLDTRQSIYGVNRYAEKPSRSFWMFVWDALQDMTLIILMVCALISAVVGLASEGFPKGMYDGLGIILSILLVVMVTAISDYRQSLQFKELDNEKKKIFIHVTRDGSRQKISIYDLVVGDIVHLSIGDQVPADGLYIHGYSLLIDESSLSGESDPVYISQDKPFILAGTKVQDGSAKMMVTAVGMRTEWGRLMSTLSEGGEDETPLQVKLNGVATIIGKIGLVFATLTFVVLMVRFLIEKGLTVGLSKWYSTDALTIVNYFATAVTIIVVAVPEGLPLAVTMSLAFAMKKLMNDKALVRHLSACETMGSAGTICTDKTGTLTTNHMVVDKIWIAEVSKSVTGNNTLEDLNSVISPTTLGLLLQGIFENTSAEVVKEKDGTQNVLGTPTERAIFEFGLKLEGGHNAEDRACTKVKVEPFNSVKKKMAVLVSLPNGTYRWFSKGASEIIVQMCNMMVDADGNSVPLSEDQRKNILDTINSFASDALRTLCLAYKEVDDFEDDSDSPTSGLTLISIFGIKDPVRPGVKDAVKACMSAGIIVRMVTGDNINTAKAIAKECGILTDDGIAIEGPDFRSKSPEEMRDLIPKIRVMARSLPLDKHTLVTNLRGMFHEVVAVTGDGTNDAPALHEADIGLAMGIAGTEVAKESADVIVLDDNFTTIINVARWGRAVYINIQKFVQFQLTVNIVALVINFVSACITGSAPLTAVQLLWVNMIMDTLGALALATEPPNDDMMKRPPVRRGESFITKVMWRNIIGQSLYQLVVLGALMFGGERLLNIKGSDSKSVINTLIFNSFVFCQVFNEINSREMQKINVFRGMISNWIFIGIIAVTVIFQVVIIEFLGTFASTVPLSWQLWLVSVGLGSISLIVGAILKCIPVKSDENPSGPNGYVPLPSGPDNI; encoded by the exons atggACTGGTTGGAGAAAAGCCTGCGGGAGGACTTCGATCTCCCGCCCAAGAACCCTTCTGAGGAAGCGCAGCGGCGATGGCGCTCCGCCGTCGGCGCCCTCGTcaagaaccgccgccgccgcttccgcatGGTGGCCGACCTCGACAGCCGCAGCCAGAACGAAGCCCGCCGGCGATCCATCCAG CAAAAAATCTGGCTTGCCCTCTATGTGCAGAAGGCTGCGATCACCTTCATTGATG GTGCCAAACATAAAGAGTACCATCTGACCGATGATATTATCAAAGCTGGATTTTCCATCAATCCAGAAGAACTGGCATCGATAACAAGCAAGCATGATCATAAAGCATTGGGGATGCATGGTGGGATAGATGGGATATCCAAAAAGATCCGCTCAACATTTGACCGTGGTGTATCTGCTAGTGACTTGGATACAAGACAAAGCATCTATGGTGTCAATCGCTATGCAGAGAAACCTTCAAGAAGTTTCTGGATGTTTGTCTGGGATGCATTGCAGGACATGACTCTTATCATTCTTATGGTATGTGCTTTGATATCTGCTGTAGTTGGTCTGGCATCTGAAGGTTTTCCCAAGGGCATGTATGATGGCTTGGGCATAATACTCAGCATTTTGTTGGTTGTGATGGTTACTGCTATCAGTGACTACAGGCAGTCACTTCAATTCAAGGAGCTAGacaatgaaaagaagaagatatTTATCCATGTAACCAGAGACGGCTCTCGACAAAAGATCTCTATATATGACTTGGTGGTTGGTGATATCGTTCATTTATCAATTGGAGACCAAGTACCTGCTGATGGACTGTACATTCATGGATACTCTCTTTTGATTGATGAATCCAGCTTGTCAGGTGAGAGTGACCCAGTTTATATTTCTCAAGATAAGCCGTTCATCTTGGCAGGAACCAAAGTTCAGGATGGATCAGCTAAGATGATGGTAACTGCTGTTGGCATGCGCACTGAATGGGGAAGACTGATGAGCACGCTGAGTGAAGGAGGGGAGGATGAGACGCCATTGCAGGTTAAACTAAACGGAGTTGCAACCATCATTGGGAAGATTGGCCTGGTGTTTGCCACGTTAACGTTTGTAGTCCTGATGGTTAGATTCCTTATTGAAAAAGGTTTAACAGTTGGTTTGTCCAAATGGTATTCTACTGACGCATTGACCATAGTGAACTACTTCGCAACAGCAGTCACTATTATTGTTGTTGCTGTTCCTGAAGGGTTACCTCTAGCTGTTACTATGAGTCTTGCCTTTGCAATGAAAAAACTAATGAATGATAAAGCACTTGTAAGACATCTTTCAGCATGTGAGACAATGGGATCTGCTGGTACCATCTGCACGGATAAAACAGGAACTTTGACTACTAACCATATGGTGGTTGACAAGATATGGATAGCTGAGGTTTCAAAGTCAGTTACCGGTAATAATACTTTGGAAGATTTGAATTCTGTCATTTCTCCAACCACATTGGGCCTACTCTTGCAGGGCATTTTTGAAAACACCAGTGCAGAGGTAGTCAAAGAAAAGGATGGTACGCAAAATGTTTTAGGAACGCCAACAGAAAGGGCAATATTTGAATTTGGCCTGAAACTGGAAGGAGGTCACAATGCTGAGGATAGGGCCTGCACCAAGGTTAAGGTTGAGCCTTTCAATTCGGTTAAGAAGAAGATGGCAGTGTTGGTATCATTGCCCAATGGTACATACCGTTGGTTCTCCAAAGGTGCTTCAGAAATTATTGTGCAGATGTGTAACATGATGGTTGATGCTGATGGAAACAGTGTTCCCTTATCAGAAGATCAGAGAAAGAACATCTTGGATACTATCAACTCTTTTGCTTCAGATGCTTTGAGGACACTGTGCTTGGCATATAAGGAGGTGGATGATTTTGAGGATGATTCAGATAGTCCGACAAGCGGTCTTACTCTAATATCCATTTTTGGCATCAAAGATCCTGTGCGCCCAGGAGTCAAGGACGCTGTAAAGGCCTGCATGTCTGCTGGTATCATTGTGAGAATGGTGACTGGCGATAATATTAATACAGCTAAAGCTATAGCCAAAGAGTGTGGAATATTGACTGACGATGGCATAGCAATAGAAGGACCAGATTTCCGTAGCAAGAGCCCGGAAGAGATGAGGGACTTGATACCCAAGATTCGG GTTATGGCTCGTTCTTTACCATTGGACAAGCACACCCTTGTGACAAACTTGCGAGGTATGTTTCATGAGGTGGTTGCTGTGACTGGCGATGGTACGAATGATGCTCCAGCACTACATGAAGCAGATATCGGGCTTGCTATGGGCATAGCAGGCACAGAG GTAGCCAAGGAAAGTGCTGATGTGATAGTACTTGATGACAATTTTACAACTATAATCAATGTTGCAAGGTGGGGTCGTGCGGTTTACATAAACATCCAAAAGTTTGTGCAGTTCCAGTTGACTGTCAATATTGTTGCTTTGGTCATCAACTTCGTCTCAGCATGCATCACAG GGAGTGCTCCTCTCACAGCAGTGCAGTTGTTGTGGGTCAATATGATTATGGATACATTGGGAGCTTTAGCCCTAGCTACAGAACCTCCAAATGATGACATGATGAAGAGGCCACCTGTTCGGCGCGGGGAGAGTTTCATTACCAAGGTCATGTGGCGAAATATCATTGGGCAAAGTTTATATCAGTTGGTTGTACTTGGAGCTCTCATGTTTGGTGGGGAACGACTCCTGAACATCAAGGGTTCTGATTCCAAATCTGTAATCAATACACTCATCTTCAACTCTTTCGTGTTCTGCCAG GTGTTCAATGAAATAAACAGTAGGGAAATGCAGAAGATTAATGTTTTCCGTGGTATGATCAGCAATTGGATCTTTATTGGAATCATAGCCGTGACAGTCATATTTCAAGTGGTGATCATAGAATTTCTGGGCACTTTTGCCAGCACTGTTCCACTTAGTTGGCAGCTTTGGTTGGTGAGCGTTGGCCTTGGATCCATCAGCTTGATCGTGGGCGCCATCTTGAAGTGCATACCAGTTAAATCAGATGAAAATCCTTCAGGTCCAAATGGCTATGTGCCGCTACCGAGTGGTCCGGATAACATATAG
- the LOC120700328 gene encoding NAC transcription factor NAM-2-like produces MEQARWPDVPPCYRFTPTARELIRDYLNPWVANPGQKPPFGEPEGVVCAADVYSADPGTLTSRLRRFGHDDGNWYFLCVARWKDGNAGTRMSRAVRGGGTWHGSGKRVAVPRHGYRQTFEYRDAAGDKSAWLMEEFGSSMPEATDGEGVRVICRVHRTPRAAAGGDDGGEEHQEETDEILLSSKRQRATLSQEQHDFAAADYWTTAALAPPDAGCSYAIASTSQTAAPVMNGAASTTTWQLQPVMEQGVDYYHPTAGINGDEDIKGEPEPEPEPLETTVPADIGWQQFAEMGYGFGYAAEDARMNEWMRNTFSSCPQPSDSAAQEGDDPRDETGAS; encoded by the coding sequence ATGGAGCAGGCGCGATGGCCGGACGTGCCGCCGTGCTACCGCTTCACGCCGACCGCGCGGGAGCTCATCCGCGACTACCTCAACCCCTGGGTGGCCAACCCCGGCCAGAAGCCGCCGTTCGGGGAGCCCGAGGGCGTCGTGTGCGCCGCCGACGTCTACAGCGCGGACCCCGGCACGCTCACGTCGCGGCTCCGCCGCTTCGGCCACGACGACGGCAACTGGTACTTCCTCTGCGTCGCCCGCTGGAAGGACGGCAACGCCGGCACCCGGATGAGCCGCGCCGTCCGGGGCGGCGGCACGTGGCACGGCTCCGGGAAGCGGGTCGCCGTCCCCCGCCACGGGTACCGCCAGACCTTCGAgtaccgcgacgccgccggcgacaaGAGCGCCTGGCTCATGGAGGAGTTCGGGAGCAGCATGCCCGAGGCCACCGACGGCGAGGGCGTCAGGGTCATCTGCAGGGTGCACCGCacgccgagggcggcggcgggcggcgacgacggcggggaGGAACACCAAGAAGAAACCGACGAGATCCTCCTGTCGTCCAAGAGGCAGCGAGCCACGCTGAGCCAGGAGCAGCACGACTTCGCCGCCGCAGATTactggacgacggcggcgctagCGCCGCCCGATGCCGGGTGCTCCTATGCCATTGCTAGCACGTCGCAGACTGCTGCGCCGGTGATGAACGGGGCGGCATCAACCACCACCTGGCAGCTGCAGCCCGTGATGGAGCAAGGCGTGGATTATTACCACCCTACCGCCGGCATCAATGGCGACGAAGACATCAAGGGAGAGCCAGAGCCAGAGCCAGAGCCATTGGAGACGACGGTTCCTGCAGACATCGGATGGCAGCAATTTGCAGAGATGGGCTATGGCTTTGGCTATGCCGCTGAAGATGCGCGGATGAACGAATGGATGCGTAATACCTTCTCATCATGCCCGCAGCCAAGTGACAGTGCGGCGCAAGAGGGCGATGATCCTAGGGACGAAACGGGAGCAAGCTGA